The Acidobacteriota bacterium DNA window CCGTGGTCGTCATCTCACCCGAAGAATACAACGATCGCTACGAACAGATACGAAACCTCAACAAACTGCTGGCCGCAGGTCACGTCCGCGCTATCGAACTGGTGCTGCTAAAATCGGAGGCGGAGATTGCGATCTCCGACAAATTCGGCAAGACCGAGCTGATTGAGACGGCCATGCGAGAGCGCGGTCATACGCTGCCGTTGCAGCAGTTGGTTCGCGGCGAGGCAATCCCACAGGTGGCGGCTGCCTCGGTCCTGGCCCGTGCCGCTTTCATTCGGCAAATGCAGGAGCTGTCCCGCCTGATCGGTGTCCGGCTTCCGCTGGGAGCGGCCAGGCAGGTGGACGAGGCAGGACGTCGCGTCGTGGCGACCCACGGCGTCGGTATACTGCGCAAAATCGCCAAAATGCACTTCAAGAACTACAGTCGAGTCGTCAATCCCCGGCTGGATCTCTGAACTTTACGGGCAAAAAAAGCCGGACCCGGTCCGGCTTTTTTTCAGGTCGGCGGCAGTAACCCTCTACGCCGTTCGATTTGTATCAGCTTCCTTCGTTCGGGTTTTTCCAGTCGTCCGGATTGTAGATATCCTGATCTTCATCCTTGTCGATCCTGATTTCACCGATGATGTCGTCGTCCGCGTCCTGTTCCTCGTTGTCGAATTCGTACCCGTAGGTAAGCAAATCGTCCATGGTGAAGCCGTCGGAATCGATGTCGTCCTCGGACGTGATGCCAAGGCTCAAGTCGGTAATGGTCGGGCTGGTGGGCGGATCGGATTCCTGAGAACAGCCAACGCATAACAGGCAGCCTGCCAGGATCAGTCCCAGCAACAGAGTAGACATAGATCTAGCTTGCATGATTTCCTCCCTCCGCCGACGTGACGGCAGTCAGTTGAACTTATCCCTCTGGTACTGCGAAACACCGCAATCCGGATGCCGGACCGGGAGAGTCCGACGAACCCGTTGATTTACAACGGGTTACGCAACCCGGAAGGCCGTGCTCCGGAGCGAACGACGGGAAATGGATAGGCCTGCGTCCGCAGTCAGTGGGCGGAGGGCTATCGATGCCGGCTAACCTCGGTCCGGTAAGTGCCGATAACTGTAGTGATTACAGTAGAATCCACCGTATCTCGGCGCGAGGGAGGTGCCATGACTCCAGAGATTGCCGATTGGCTTGTCTCGCTGTTCTTTCTGCTTGCGCTCCTGCTGGTTCTGAGGTTCAAGAAACAGGTCGGAGTCGAAAGCAGGCGAAGTTATAACCAGATTGCCGTCGGGCTGGCGATCCTGGCCCTGGTAGCAGTCTCCCGCGTGCACAGCAACGCCGGCCTGTTCAACTCGGTTCCGTTTCTATCCGAGCCGGT harbors:
- the rnhC gene encoding ribonuclease HIII; protein product: MSASRRIIGVDESGKGDFFGPLVVAALLADDAQTTELTKIGARDSKKIANGRLLEIDTELRRIFPHAVVVISPEEYNDRYEQIRNLNKLLAAGHVRAIELVLLKSEAEIAISDKFGKTELIETAMRERGHTLPLQQLVRGEAIPQVAAASVLARAAFIRQMQELSRLIGVRLPLGAARQVDEAGRRVVATHGVGILRKIAKMHFKNYSRVVNPRLDL